One Vibrio taketomensis DNA window includes the following coding sequences:
- a CDS encoding helicase-related protein, producing the protein MTALPIEPLKSTFLTQLAQKDLIVEAETGSGKSTCLPIWASEQGRVLVIEPRRIACTSLANYVAERHGEPVGQSIGYAIKLEAHFNPESKVVFVTPGVALRWYAENQLTDFDIVIVDEFHERRWDTDLLVALLKASPKQRLVLTSATIEGEKLARYLNADRLQAEGRNYQVSIEYRARESRQLPEGRNLEHRVAKEVVDALVMAEGDILVFLPGRKEIQQCAAMLSNIEEVLVVPLHASVSDSQRTLALNPQPTRKVVLATNVAETSLTIPNIAVVIDSGLERRTEQRNGRTTLSLKHISQASAKQRAGRAGRVMDGRCIRLYGQHAALIAVTPPELHRESLTEAMLAAASCGQALTALEFLEPLPEKSIEPARQLLLAMGAITEQGLATEHGQRIYPLPIDAVLADLVTRMPSRALKEVMIDYAAVLATPGKLYRTSSNEELLELLSQQETKGCDGQLAVGLLRGKEFSGISVDGEALKEAQALAEQMREVFELPQLEVASRYDHQQWVMAIARLHPELVFVRRTKRREALGNGIMEVTIGRESRFPEKVEAALVLNTHSLPGRGVKQTLTLATEMMPLEMKDLIDLPLGEWIQGATIVDESGTSVEMQLMYAGRVIATQYQAAEGSLALQPMLEAVKSEQILAGLYTQRKAEIELWKIFVELGLAEQSDHHNLTFDQWFTEQLQMLELNQVDELELFSNDDFHFEGIPYWQYADFAEQYPFALNLGDLNVTVEYFPKRKLVYVVYVDGLRKTDPKRWELPRWNGWRIQFKKASRVVDIK; encoded by the coding sequence ATGACAGCACTCCCTATTGAACCACTCAAATCTACTTTTCTTACCCAGTTAGCCCAAAAGGACTTAATTGTTGAGGCAGAAACTGGCTCGGGTAAGTCAACGTGTTTGCCAATTTGGGCAAGTGAGCAAGGTCGAGTGTTGGTTATAGAGCCAAGACGTATTGCTTGTACCTCTCTTGCGAATTATGTCGCGGAACGACATGGTGAGCCGGTTGGTCAATCGATAGGCTACGCGATAAAGCTTGAGGCTCATTTTAATCCTGAGAGTAAAGTCGTATTCGTGACCCCAGGTGTCGCGCTTCGCTGGTATGCGGAAAATCAATTAACAGACTTTGATATCGTAATTGTTGATGAGTTTCATGAACGTCGCTGGGATACCGATTTACTCGTAGCTTTGCTAAAAGCCTCACCAAAGCAGCGATTGGTTTTGACTTCGGCAACGATCGAAGGTGAAAAATTGGCGCGCTACCTCAATGCAGACCGCTTGCAGGCGGAAGGCCGCAATTATCAGGTCAGCATTGAATACCGAGCGCGTGAATCTCGTCAGTTGCCTGAGGGGCGTAATTTAGAGCATCGAGTGGCAAAGGAAGTCGTTGATGCTTTGGTCATGGCCGAAGGAGACATCTTAGTCTTTCTACCTGGGCGCAAAGAGATTCAACAATGTGCGGCGATGTTGTCGAATATTGAAGAGGTGCTGGTAGTGCCGCTGCATGCGTCGGTGTCAGACAGTCAGCGCACATTGGCGCTGAACCCACAGCCAACTCGTAAAGTTGTCCTCGCGACAAACGTCGCGGAAACCTCACTGACTATCCCTAATATTGCTGTAGTCATTGATTCTGGATTGGAGCGTCGCACTGAGCAGCGTAACGGTCGCACGACGTTAAGTCTTAAGCATATTTCTCAAGCGAGCGCCAAACAAAGAGCTGGACGAGCAGGTCGAGTCATGGATGGACGCTGTATCCGCTTATATGGACAACATGCAGCGTTAATCGCGGTGACTCCGCCCGAGTTACATCGAGAATCGTTAACCGAAGCGATGCTTGCAGCAGCCAGTTGTGGGCAAGCGTTGACCGCGCTTGAGTTTTTAGAGCCGCTGCCAGAAAAAAGTATTGAACCAGCTCGACAGTTATTACTCGCGATGGGGGCGATTACCGAACAAGGATTAGCGACAGAGCATGGTCAGCGAATTTATCCATTACCGATTGATGCCGTGCTGGCGGATCTCGTCACTCGAATGCCAAGTCGGGCACTTAAAGAGGTCATGATAGATTATGCGGCAGTGTTGGCGACACCGGGCAAACTGTATCGCACGTCGAGCAATGAAGAATTACTCGAGTTATTAAGCCAGCAAGAGACTAAAGGGTGTGATGGTCAATTGGCCGTTGGACTACTTAGAGGTAAAGAATTTTCCGGTATTAGCGTTGATGGTGAGGCTCTCAAAGAGGCGCAAGCACTCGCAGAACAGATGCGAGAAGTGTTCGAGTTACCTCAGCTTGAAGTCGCTTCAAGATACGACCATCAGCAATGGGTTATGGCGATTGCACGATTGCATCCAGAATTGGTTTTTGTACGTCGTACTAAACGCAGGGAAGCGCTAGGTAACGGCATAATGGAAGTCACCATCGGTCGAGAGAGTCGTTTTCCTGAAAAAGTTGAGGCTGCTCTTGTCCTCAATACCCATAGTTTACCCGGTAGAGGGGTTAAACAGACCTTGACCTTAGCAACCGAAATGATGCCATTGGAAATGAAGGATTTGATTGATCTGCCACTAGGGGAGTGGATACAAGGTGCCACGATAGTGGATGAAAGCGGCACTTCGGTAGAAATGCAGTTGATGTACGCAGGCAGAGTCATCGCGACACAATATCAAGCCGCAGAGGGCAGTTTAGCTTTGCAACCAATGTTAGAGGCGGTAAAGAGCGAACAGATACTTGCTGGCCTGTACACGCAGCGAAAAGCGGAAATCGAGCTCTGGAAGATTTTTGTTGAACTTGGATTGGCTGAGCAAAGTGATCATCATAATCTGACATTTGACCAATGGTTCACTGAACAATTGCAGATGCTTGAACTCAATCAGGTTGATGAACTCGAGTTGTTTAGCAACGACGATTTTCATTTTGAGGGGATTCCATATTGGCAATATGCAGACTTTGCAGAGCAGTATCCTTTCGCTCTCAATCTCGGTGACCTGAATGTGACGGTTGAGTATTTTCCAAAACGAAAATTGGTTTATGTGGTTTATGTTGATGGTTTACGCAAAACTGATCCGAAACGTTGGGAATTACCTCGCTGGAACGGTTGGCGTATTCAGTTTAAGAAAGCGAGCAGAGTCGTCGATATCAAGTAA
- a CDS encoding 2OG-Fe dioxygenase family protein, producing the protein MMLHSHEHTLQITHLSGEALSQLSPSFRQLPATEHADGKYRLRRYSVVQWRHGNVIATDKHDFVQSEDINHFQGDIVRQFEPILDSTLSSDGMREMCQLFVESNGLPDGQEIEIHQIRITAIYDETQVAPEGVHQDGFDHIALIGIDRHNIVGGEIMLYSDNHEAPFFRKVLENGEVAMLADRELWHNARPIRAIDHAHEGHMDVFVLTAKDGVDELHS; encoded by the coding sequence ATGATGTTACACAGTCACGAGCATACTTTGCAAATCACGCATTTAAGTGGTGAAGCCCTTTCACAGCTATCACCTTCATTTCGACAATTGCCTGCAACTGAGCATGCCGATGGAAAATATCGCTTGCGCCGTTATTCGGTTGTTCAGTGGCGTCATGGTAACGTTATTGCAACTGACAAGCATGACTTTGTTCAGTCTGAAGATATTAACCATTTCCAAGGCGATATCGTTCGTCAATTTGAGCCGATTCTTGACAGCACACTATCTAGTGATGGTATGCGCGAAATGTGTCAGTTATTTGTCGAGAGCAATGGCTTGCCTGATGGACAAGAGATCGAAATTCATCAAATTCGTATTACTGCGATTTACGACGAAACTCAAGTTGCGCCAGAAGGCGTGCATCAAGACGGATTTGACCATATTGCGTTGATCGGTATCGACCGACATAACATTGTGGGTGGAGAGATTATGCTATACAGCGATAATCACGAAGCGCCATTTTTCCGTAAAGTGCTCGAAAATGGGGAAGTCGCAATGTTGGCCGATCGTGAGCTTTGGCATAACGCTCGCCCAATCCGAGCGATCGACCATGCCCATGAAGGGCACATGGATGTGTTTGTATTAACAGCCAAGGATGGTGTTGATGAGCTTCACTCTTGA
- a CDS encoding amino acid aminotransferase, producing MFERVVAAPADPILGLTEEFKKDPRAEKINLGVGIYKNEQGETPVLATVKKAEAALVETEKTKSYLTIEGTAEYALAVQQLLFGADSPIIAEKRAKTAQAPGGTGALRVAGEFIKRQLGDVKIWISNPTWANHIGVFTAAGLETAQYSYYDAEAKDKDFAAMLADLEQASAGDVVLLHGCCHNPTGIDPTSDEWETLAKLVAEKKLLPLFDFAYQGFGAGVEEDAAGLRAFAKYNKEILVASSFSKNFGLYNERVGAFTLIAESEDVATTAFSQVKAIIRSIYSNPPAHGSAVVTYILSDAGLRAEWEAEVKEMRDRIQEMRELFVATLKEQGVAADFSFIERQNGMFSFSGLNKDQVARLKEEFGLYIVGSGRISVAGMTKANMLPLCKAIAAVL from the coding sequence ATGTTTGAAAGAGTAGTAGCGGCTCCGGCAGACCCAATTCTTGGTCTGACTGAAGAGTTTAAGAAGGATCCTCGCGCTGAAAAAATTAACCTTGGCGTTGGTATTTATAAAAACGAACAAGGTGAAACCCCTGTACTCGCAACGGTAAAAAAAGCAGAAGCTGCTTTAGTTGAAACCGAGAAGACCAAATCTTACCTAACCATTGAAGGTACTGCTGAGTATGCTCTAGCGGTACAGCAACTGCTGTTCGGTGCTGATTCACCAATTATTGCTGAAAAGCGTGCTAAAACTGCACAAGCTCCCGGTGGTACTGGTGCTCTGCGTGTTGCAGGTGAATTCATTAAACGCCAACTAGGCGACGTCAAAATTTGGATCAGCAATCCTACTTGGGCTAACCATATCGGTGTATTTACTGCTGCTGGCTTAGAAACGGCACAATACAGCTACTACGACGCTGAAGCGAAAGATAAAGATTTTGCAGCAATGCTGGCTGATCTTGAGCAAGCAAGTGCTGGTGACGTTGTCCTTCTACATGGTTGCTGTCATAACCCAACGGGTATTGATCCTACCAGCGATGAATGGGAAACATTGGCGAAGCTAGTTGCAGAAAAGAAACTGTTACCTCTATTTGACTTCGCTTACCAAGGCTTTGGTGCTGGCGTAGAAGAAGATGCTGCAGGTCTACGTGCTTTTGCTAAGTACAACAAAGAAATTTTGGTTGCGAGCTCATTCTCGAAAAACTTCGGCCTATACAACGAGCGTGTTGGTGCGTTCACGTTGATCGCTGAGTCAGAAGATGTTGCAACCACTGCGTTTTCTCAAGTCAAAGCGATTATCCGCTCTATCTACTCTAACCCACCAGCGCACGGTAGTGCCGTTGTGACTTACATCCTTAGCGATGCTGGTCTACGAGCTGAATGGGAAGCCGAAGTCAAAGAAATGCGCGACCGCATTCAAGAAATGCGTGAGCTGTTTGTTGCGACACTCAAAGAACAAGGCGTTGCGGCTGACTTCAGCTTTATTGAACGCCAAAACGGCATGTTCTCTTTCTCTGGCCTTAACAAAGACCAAGTGGCTCGTCTGAAAGAAGAGTTTGGTCTTTACATCGTTGGCTCAGGCCGCATCAGCGTCGCTGGCATGACAAAAGCAAACATGCTACCGCTATGTAAAGCAATCGCAGCAGTTCTGTAA
- a CDS encoding NAD-dependent malic enzyme has protein sequence MHNDKRPLYIPFAGPALLSTPLLNKGSAFTAEERISFNLEGLLPETTETIQEQVERAYQQYRSFENDMDKHIYLRNIQDTNETLFYRLVQNHISEMMPIIYTPTVGAACENFSNIYRRGRGLFVSYANRERMDDILNNASNHNVKVIVVTDGERILGLGDQGIGGMGIPIGKLALYTACGGISPAYTLPIVLDVGTNNPQRLADPMYMGWRHPRITGADYDAFVEEFIQSVHRRWPDALIQFEDFAQKNAMPLLERYKNRICCFNDDIQGTAAVTVGSLLAACKAAGSKLSEQRVTFLGAGSAGCGIAEAIIAQMVSEGISDKQARSQVYMVDRWGLLQEGMPNLLDFQQKLVQKSENTAEWPNEGNAFSLLDVMANAKPTVLIGVSGAPGLFSEEVITEMHKHCARPIIFPLSNPTSRVEATPNDIIRWTNGQALVATGSPFDPVVHDGKTYPIVQCNNSYIFPGIGLGVLAVSARRVTDEMLQESSRALATCSPLALNGHGPLLPPLEAIHTVSKKIAFAVGKKAIEQGVAQEITDEALEEAIEAYFWQPVYRRYKRTAF, from the coding sequence ATGCACAACGATAAACGCCCACTTTACATCCCTTTTGCTGGGCCCGCTCTACTTAGTACTCCTTTGCTTAATAAAGGCAGCGCCTTTACAGCAGAAGAACGTATTTCTTTTAACCTCGAAGGTCTGTTGCCAGAAACAACAGAAACGATTCAAGAACAAGTAGAACGTGCGTATCAACAATATCGCAGTTTTGAAAACGATATGGATAAGCACATTTACCTGCGTAATATCCAAGATACTAACGAAACGCTGTTTTATCGTTTGGTGCAAAACCACATCTCTGAAATGATGCCAATCATTTACACCCCTACCGTGGGCGCTGCATGTGAAAACTTCTCAAACATTTATCGTCGTGGTCGCGGTTTGTTTGTCTCTTATGCGAATCGTGAACGCATGGATGACATTCTAAACAACGCATCAAATCACAACGTAAAAGTCATTGTTGTCACTGACGGTGAACGTATTCTTGGCCTAGGTGACCAAGGTATCGGTGGTATGGGTATTCCTATCGGTAAGCTGGCGCTATACACCGCTTGTGGTGGTATTAGCCCTGCCTACACGTTGCCTATCGTGCTCGATGTGGGTACAAATAACCCTCAACGACTTGCAGACCCAATGTATATGGGCTGGCGTCATCCGCGCATCACAGGCGCAGACTACGATGCGTTTGTAGAAGAGTTTATTCAATCAGTACATCGTCGTTGGCCTGATGCTCTTATTCAGTTTGAAGACTTTGCACAGAAAAACGCAATGCCACTGCTTGAGCGTTACAAAAACCGCATCTGCTGTTTTAACGATGACATTCAAGGCACGGCGGCGGTAACAGTGGGTTCTCTGCTCGCGGCGTGTAAAGCAGCTGGTAGCAAGCTGTCAGAGCAACGCGTTACATTCTTAGGCGCAGGTTCAGCTGGTTGTGGTATTGCTGAAGCTATCATTGCACAAATGGTATCGGAAGGTATTTCAGACAAACAAGCACGCTCTCAAGTTTACATGGTTGACCGTTGGGGCCTACTGCAAGAAGGTATGCCTAACCTACTCGACTTCCAACAGAAGCTGGTGCAAAAATCAGAAAATACCGCCGAGTGGCCAAATGAAGGCAACGCTTTCTCATTGCTTGATGTTATGGCAAATGCTAAACCAACTGTGTTAATCGGCGTGTCTGGTGCTCCGGGCCTATTTAGTGAAGAAGTGATCACGGAAATGCATAAGCATTGTGCTCGTCCTATCATCTTCCCACTATCAAACCCAACCAGCCGTGTGGAAGCGACCCCGAACGACATTATTCGTTGGACCAACGGCCAAGCACTCGTGGCAACGGGTAGCCCGTTTGATCCTGTGGTTCATGACGGTAAAACATACCCAATCGTGCAGTGTAACAACAGCTATATCTTCCCTGGTATTGGTTTGGGCGTATTGGCAGTGTCTGCTCGCCGTGTTACCGATGAAATGCTCCAAGAATCGAGCCGCGCTCTCGCGACATGCTCTCCATTAGCGCTTAACGGTCACGGTCCACTGCTTCCACCTCTAGAAGCGATTCATACCGTGTCTAAGAAGATTGCATTTGCGGTCGGTAAAAAAGCCATTGAACAAGGTGTGGCACAAGAGATCACTGACGAAGCACTAGAAGAAGCGATTGAAGCTTACTTCTGGCAGCCAGTTTACCGTCGTTACAAACGCACAGCGTTTTAA
- a CDS encoding transporter, which produces MEHQGETSVVFDYTAFLGDAYGKKWTFLEAMGTIAPIFNIAWKDAVEQTCTPEERFKNQALRALSASRSDESNIRALLKLAKTEGIHELRLVMPYELERDQLERIQKRADVNITNLEQDELMIRL; this is translated from the coding sequence ATGGAACATCAAGGCGAAACAAGTGTGGTTTTTGACTATACCGCTTTTTTGGGGGATGCCTACGGTAAAAAGTGGACGTTTCTCGAAGCGATGGGCACGATAGCGCCAATCTTTAATATTGCTTGGAAAGATGCAGTGGAACAAACTTGCACACCAGAAGAGCGATTTAAAAATCAGGCTTTGAGAGCTTTGTCAGCCAGCCGTAGCGATGAGTCAAATATCCGTGCGTTATTAAAGCTTGCTAAAACAGAAGGTATTCATGAATTACGCCTAGTTATGCCCTATGAACTAGAAAGAGATCAGTTAGAGCGTATTCAAAAGCGTGCTGACGTGAATATCACAAATCTGGAACAAGATGAGTTAATGATAAGACTTTAG
- a CDS encoding GGDEF domain-containing protein — MKTIHKLIFTLFLLTVLAIVLHWKFGEQKILRINPNQYQFLATNDQYQNGESTSSITQKRDVIELNCELINSENYPWPYCGVAIRINELDMLKGLDLSDYHTARLDIDFVRLDSDEKPTLRFYLRNYNPAYSTPDNEYTLKYNGLDYRQADYDEPLVVPLKNLQVLTWWLVDNSIPIEHSGPEFNNITLIEFATGSGAGAGKYLMRINSIEFVGHYIKSETLMFWLLMIWISLALLFSVMQINESRRRIALSEVRREHLNSLNQTLVQQNIEFAEQAHRDALTGAMNRHAIREWLESEFDSVIKNAQDLSVIYLDIDHFKRVNDQYGHKMGDDILREFSIVIMTELRASDRFVRWGGEEFVIFCPGNNLKRTYMLAERLRQKVELHPWLHGDVLTVSMGVTQMKDETALDMITRADDLLYRAKHEGRNQVVTEDGVL, encoded by the coding sequence TTGAAAACCATCCATAAGCTCATATTCACGTTATTTCTGCTTACTGTCCTCGCTATCGTATTGCATTGGAAATTTGGTGAGCAGAAAATTTTGCGTATCAATCCAAATCAGTATCAGTTCCTTGCTACTAATGATCAATACCAAAACGGTGAGTCAACGAGTTCCATTACACAAAAGCGTGATGTTATTGAGCTAAATTGCGAGTTAATTAATAGTGAAAATTACCCATGGCCATACTGTGGGGTAGCGATTCGTATTAATGAACTCGATATGCTTAAAGGTTTGGATTTGTCTGATTACCATACAGCACGCTTAGATATTGATTTTGTTCGTTTGGATAGCGATGAGAAACCAACGTTACGTTTTTATCTACGCAACTATAATCCGGCTTATTCAACGCCTGATAACGAGTACACGCTAAAATACAATGGATTAGATTATCGTCAAGCAGACTATGATGAACCATTGGTTGTACCGCTTAAAAACCTCCAAGTGCTGACGTGGTGGTTAGTCGATAACAGTATTCCTATTGAGCATTCGGGGCCTGAGTTTAATAACATCACTTTAATTGAGTTTGCTACAGGCTCGGGTGCGGGTGCGGGTAAGTATTTAATGCGCATTAACAGTATCGAGTTCGTCGGCCATTACATTAAGAGTGAAACATTGATGTTTTGGTTACTGATGATTTGGATCAGTTTGGCGTTGCTCTTTAGCGTTATGCAGATCAATGAGAGCCGTCGTCGTATTGCCTTGTCGGAAGTTCGTCGAGAACATCTTAATTCTCTTAACCAAACACTGGTTCAGCAAAACATAGAATTTGCTGAGCAAGCCCATCGTGACGCCCTCACTGGAGCAATGAACCGTCATGCGATTAGGGAGTGGCTAGAGAGCGAATTCGATAGTGTTATTAAGAATGCGCAGGATTTATCCGTTATTTATCTTGATATTGACCACTTTAAACGCGTGAATGACCAATATGGCCACAAAATGGGTGATGACATTTTGCGCGAGTTTTCGATTGTTATCATGACGGAGCTGCGTGCTTCGGACCGCTTCGTGCGTTGGGGTGGGGAAGAGTTTGTTATTTTCTGTCCAGGTAACAATTTGAAACGCACATATATGTTAGCCGAGCGCTTAAGACAAAAAGTTGAGCTACACCCTTGGTTACACGGTGACGTACTCACCGTGAGTATGGGCGTAACGCAAATGAAAGACGAAACCGCTTTGGATATGATTACTCGCGCGGACGATCTTCTTTATCGAGCGAAGCACGAAGGACGTAACCAAGTCGTTACAGAAGATGGTGTGCTTTAA
- a CDS encoding DUF3392 domain-containing protein, with translation MLDYLEPAGRLIAPYTFEISTALVACLLVVFGGEINTALRAMLRPYNFFVRTLAFVLINAFGYGLIIVKATPYLTETLSGLSYAMMFAVILASFFAIGIWAQRNKQI, from the coding sequence ATGCTCGACTATTTAGAACCTGCAGGGCGATTGATTGCCCCTTACACTTTCGAAATCTCCACCGCTTTAGTTGCCTGTTTATTGGTCGTGTTTGGTGGAGAAATAAACACTGCTCTCCGAGCAATGCTAAGACCGTATAATTTTTTTGTCAGAACCCTCGCATTCGTATTGATAAATGCGTTCGGTTACGGCTTAATTATCGTTAAAGCAACACCTTACCTGACTGAAACACTCTCTGGCTTGTCTTACGCTATGATGTTTGCAGTGATTCTCGCGAGCTTTTTCGCGATCGGTATATGGGCACAAAGGAACAAGCAGATTTAG
- a CDS encoding ElyC/SanA/YdcF family protein, whose translation MGTKEQADLVRYVFKLSSLIKNYKSYIFNTIKIALLSILLLAIALVAIDRWISAETQDQLYFSVEDVEPHNVAVVLGTSKYLGKVLNEYYIHRIDAAIDLYQQDKISNFLLSGDNAHRSYNEPWTMKRDLLRAEIPEEHIFLDYAGFRTLDSVVRAKEIFDTDNFLIISQQFHCERALFIANFHDIKAKCLAVSGPTKHSGYKVRIREVFARAKAVLDLYITQAKPKFLGPKEPISADEKSSDNTDS comes from the coding sequence ATGGGCACAAAGGAACAAGCAGATTTAGTGCGATACGTTTTCAAACTGAGTTCTTTAATCAAGAACTACAAAAGCTATATCTTTAATACAATCAAAATAGCGCTACTTAGCATTTTGCTTTTGGCGATTGCGTTGGTGGCAATTGATCGCTGGATCAGTGCCGAAACACAAGATCAACTCTACTTCTCTGTCGAAGACGTTGAACCACACAATGTCGCGGTCGTCCTTGGCACCAGCAAATACCTTGGAAAAGTGCTTAACGAGTACTACATACATCGTATTGATGCAGCAATAGACCTCTATCAGCAAGACAAGATCAGTAACTTTCTTTTGAGTGGGGATAACGCTCATCGCTCCTATAACGAACCTTGGACGATGAAGCGAGATTTATTACGCGCTGAAATACCTGAAGAACATATCTTTCTCGATTACGCCGGATTTCGCACGTTAGACTCCGTAGTGCGAGCTAAAGAGATCTTTGATACCGATAATTTCTTGATTATTTCTCAGCAATTCCACTGCGAGCGCGCGCTCTTTATCGCCAACTTCCATGACATCAAAGCGAAGTGCCTAGCCGTTTCAGGACCAACTAAGCACTCTGGGTACAAGGTGAGAATTCGTGAAGTATTTGCCCGAGCTAAAGCGGTATTAGATCTGTATATCACCCAAGCTAAGCCAAAATTTTTAGGCCCTAAAGAGCCTATCTCTGCTGACGAAAAATCATCGGATAATACAGATTCTTAA
- the trxB gene encoding thioredoxin-disulfide reductase, which yields MSNVKHCNLLILGSGPAGYTAAVYAARANLKPVLITGMQQGGQLTTTTEVENWPGDAEGLTGPALMERMREHAERFETEMLFDHINSVDFSQRPFLLVGDNGEYTCDALIISTGASAKYLGLESEEAFKGRGVSACATCDGFFYRNQKVAVVGGGNTAVEEALYLSNIASEVHLIHRRDTFRAEKILINRLMDKVENGNIILHTDRTLEEVVGDDMGVTGVRLKDTQSDSIEEIEVMGAFIAIGHKPNTDIFAGQLEMKDGYIVVKSGLDGNATQTSIEGIFAAGDVMDHNYRQAITSAGTGCMAALDAERYLDALADKA from the coding sequence ATGAGCAACGTAAAACACTGCAACTTACTCATTCTTGGTTCTGGTCCTGCTGGTTACACGGCGGCTGTTTATGCAGCACGCGCTAACCTAAAACCAGTTCTAATCACCGGTATGCAACAAGGTGGTCAGCTTACTACCACGACTGAAGTAGAAAACTGGCCAGGCGATGCTGAAGGTCTAACTGGCCCGGCATTAATGGAACGAATGCGCGAACATGCAGAGCGATTCGAGACTGAAATGCTATTTGATCACATTAATAGTGTTGATTTTAGCCAACGTCCTTTCCTACTGGTTGGTGACAATGGCGAATACACCTGTGATGCTTTGATCATTTCAACTGGCGCATCAGCAAAATACCTTGGTCTTGAATCTGAAGAAGCATTTAAAGGTCGTGGTGTATCAGCTTGTGCAACCTGTGACGGTTTCTTCTATCGCAACCAGAAAGTTGCTGTTGTCGGTGGTGGTAACACCGCTGTTGAAGAAGCGCTGTACCTATCGAATATTGCATCTGAAGTACACCTAATCCACCGTCGTGATACTTTCCGTGCGGAGAAAATCCTGATCAACCGCCTAATGGATAAAGTCGAAAACGGTAATATTATTTTGCATACCGACCGCACTTTAGAAGAAGTCGTTGGTGATGACATGGGAGTAACAGGCGTTCGTCTGAAAGACACGCAGTCAGACAGCATTGAAGAAATCGAAGTAATGGGCGCCTTTATCGCGATTGGTCACAAACCAAATACCGATATATTTGCTGGCCAACTTGAGATGAAAGATGGCTATATCGTTGTTAAATCAGGACTTGATGGCAACGCGACTCAAACGAGCATCGAAGGCATCTTTGCCGCTGGCGACGTTATGGACCACAACTACCGTCAAGCAATCACCTCGGCGGGCACCGGTTGTATGGCGGCATTGGATGCAGAACGTTATCTAGACGCACTAGCAGATAAAGCCTAA